A genomic region of Gossypium hirsutum isolate 1008001.06 chromosome D01, Gossypium_hirsutum_v2.1, whole genome shotgun sequence contains the following coding sequences:
- the LOC107921465 gene encoding putative white-brown complex homolog protein 30, translating to MRGVIRSHFLHFLLLFLSSFPSSRSLDGDDYSETQNPAVLPGVTDLIHKRLSNLTTLLIKDIGSDLGFCIKNAQEDLDGAFNFSKNMDFVTNCIKKTKGDVTLRLCTAAEIKFYFDSLFSKGAKTGYVKVNKNCNLKSWVSGCEPGWGCFADGGQQIDLKNTSYMPSRSQDCQPCCEGFFCPRGLACMIPCPLGSYCPLATLNKTTGVCDPYNYQIPPGKPNHSCGTADIWADVGSSSEIFCSAGSYCPNTLNKITCSKGHYCRKGSTSQISCFKLTTCNPNTSNQNIHGYGVMLFVGLSLLLLIIYNFSDQVISTKERRQAKSREAAAKHARETAQARERWKAAKDIAKKGGWQAQLSKTFSRAKSQRKTEQQKASGVGKSTEAPVPPPPKVAEQTSKGSKEKKKEPGDLTKMLHSLEDDPKSNEGFDLNIGGKNVKKQAPKGKQLHTQSQIFKYAYGQIEKEKAQQNKNLTFSGIISMATDNDIRTRPMIEIYFKDLTLTLKGKNKNLLRSVTGKLMPGRVSAVMGPSGAGKTTFLSALTGKTAAGCSVTGLILVNGKNEPIQAYRKIIGYVPQDDIVHGNLTVEENLRFSARCRLSADLAKPDKVLVIERVIESLGLQAVRDSLVGTVEKRGISGGQRKRVNVGLEMVMEPSLLILDEPTTGLDSSSSQLLLRALRREALEGVNICMVLHQPSYTLFKMFDDLILLAKGGLVAYLGPVKKVEEYFSSIGINVPDRVNPPDHLIDILEGIEKPATVTREQLPVRWMLHNGYPVPLDMLDLAEGLSTPSGSNPNNSGGAAGGQAFAGDLPDDAKINVSKSKDLSNRRSPGILRQYRYFLGRILKQRLREGQMQAVDLMILLLAGACLGTLAKVTDETLDNAGYTFSVIAVSLLSMIAALRTYSLDKLQYKRETESGISSLAHFLSKDTIDLFNIIIKPVAYLSMFYFFNNPRSSFQDNYVILMALVYCVTGMAYVLAISFAPSLAQLWAVLVPVVLTLVANKGKDSMIQKYFGKFCYTKWALEAFVIANAEKYSGVWLLTRCKSLESGGYNLHDWKLCLIILIVNGVIARILAFIILVTR from the exons ATGAGAGGAGTTATTAGATCCCATTTTTtgcattttcttcttctttttttaagttCCTTTCCTTCTTCAAGGTCTTTGGATGGGGATGATTACAGTGAAACACAAAACCCAGCCGTCCTCCCTGGTGTAACGGACCTCATCCACAAACGGCTTTCGAATCTTACTACATTGCTAATCAAAGATATTGGTAGTGATTTGGGGTTCTGCATAAAGAATGC GCAAGAGGATTTGGATGGagcatttaatttttcaaaaaatatggaTTTTGTGACTAATTGTATCAAGAAAACAAAAG gAGATGTCACCCTGAGACTATGTACAGCAGCagagataaaattttatttcgatAGTTTATTTTCAAAGGGGGCCAAAACTGGTTACGTAAAAGTTAACAAGAACTGCAATTTGAAATCTTGGGTCTCTGGATGTGAGCCAGGATGGGGTTGTTTTGCTGACGGGGGGCAACAGATTGATCTAAAAAATACCAGTTACATGCCTTCCAGGAGTCAAGATTGTCAACCTTGTTGTGAAGGATTCTTTTGCCCTAGGGGTCTTGCTTGCATGATAC CATGCCCTTTAGGTTCTTATTGTCCGCTTGCAACGCTGAATAAAACAACCGGAGTTTGTGACCC GTATAATTACCAAATTCCTCCTGGAAAGCCAAATCACAGTTGCGGCACTGCAGATATTTGGGCTGATGTCGGAAGTAGTAGTGAGATATTCTGTTCAGCAGGATCATACTGCCCTAATACCCTTAATAAAATTACTTGCAGTAAGGG GCATTACTGCAGAAAGGGTTCCACTTCCCAAATTT CTTGCTTCAAATTAACTACTTGCAATCCAAATACTTCAAACCAAAATATTCACGGTTATGGAGTCATGCTCTTT GTTGGACTGAGTCTCCTGCTGCTCATTATTTATAATTTCTCTGATCAAGTTATTAGTACTAAAGAAAGAAGACAGGCTAAATCCCGAGAAGCAGCAGCAAAGCATGCGCGTGAAACTGCGCAAGCACGGGAAAGGTGGAAAGCAGCAAAAGATATTGCTAAGAAAGGGGGTTGGCAGGCACAGCTTTCAAAGACATTTTCTCGAGCTAAATCACAAAGGAAAACTGAACAGCAGAAGGCATCAGGTGTAGGTAAATCTACTGAAGCTCCTGTACCACCACCGCCAAAGGTAGCCGAGCAAACCTCCAAAGGttcaaaggagaagaaaaaggaaCCAGGCGACCTAACAAAGATGTTGCATTCCCTTGAAGATGATCCCAAAAGTAATGAGGGTTTTGATTTGAATATTGGAGGGAAAAATGTGAAAAAACAAGCACCAAAGGGTAAACAATTGCATACTCAGAGTCAAATTTTCAAGTATGCCTATGGTCAAATTGAGAAGGAAAAAGCACAACAGAACAAGAACTTGACTTTCTCCGGAATAATTTCAATGGCTACTGATAACGATATCAGGACCAGGCCTATGATTGAGATTTATTTCAAGGATCTAACCCTCACTTTgaaggggaaaaacaaaaatttactcaGGTCTGTCACTGGGAAACTCATGCCTGGTCGTGTATCCGCAGTTATGGGCCCATCAGGAGCCGGAAAAACTACATTTCTCTCTGCTTTGACAGGGAAAACTGCTGCTGGATGCAGTGTTACAGGTTTGATTCTTGTAAATGGAAAAAACGAACCTATCCAAGCATATAGGAAAATTATTGGATATGTGCCTCAAGATGACATAGTGCATGGAAACTTGACAGTAGAGGAGAACCTTCGGTTCAGTGCGAGATGCAG ATTATCTGCGGACCTGGCAAAACCCGATAAAGTTTTGGTTATCGAAAGGGTTATTGAGTCCTTGGGTCTACAAGCAGTAAGGGATTCACTTGTAGGAACAGTGGAGAAACGAGGGATCTCTGGAGGCCAAAGAAAACGTGTAAATGTTGGACTAGAGATGGTTATGGAACCTTCTCTATTGATCTTGGATGAGCCTACTACTGGTTTAGACAGTTCTTCATCACAGTTACTCCTTCGAGCACTTCGACGTGAAGCTCTTGAAGGGGTAAACATCTGCATGGTACTTCACCAACCAAG CTATACTTTGTTCAAGATGTTTGATGATTTAATACTTCTAGCCAAAGGTGGTCTGGTTGCATATCTTGGACCTGTGAAGAAAGTTGAAGAATACTTTTCCAGCATAGGGATCAATGTGCCCGACCGTGTTAATCCTCCGGACCACTTAATCGACATTCTGGAAGGGATTGAGAAACCAGCTACAGTGACTCGTGAACAACTTCCTGTCCGATGGATGCTACACAATGGCTACCCAGTACCCCTAGATATGCTTGATTTGGCTGAAGGACTTTCAACACCCTCTGGTTCAAATCCAAATAATTCTGGCGGCGCTGCTGGGGGACAAGCATTTGCTGGAGACCTGCCTGATGATGCAAAGATTAATGTCTCGAAATCTAAAGATCTATCCAACAGACGATCACCGGGTATACTTCGCCAGTACAGATACTTTCTTGGCAG GATTCTTAAACAGCGACTACGAGAAGGTCAGATGCAAGCTGTCGATTTAATGATCCTTCTTCTTGCGGGAGCCTGCTTAGGGACTCTTGCAAAAGTGACAGATGAAACACTGGATAACGCTGGCTACACATTTTCAGTCATTGCAGTGT CACTATTATCGATGATCGCTGCATTGAGAACGTATTCGCTAGATAAATTACAATACAAAAGGGAGACTGAATCCGGGATCAGCAGTCTAGCTCATTTTCTATCGAAAGACACAATTGATTTGTTCAACATCATCATCAAACCAGTGGCATATTTATCAATGTTCTATTTCTTCAACAATCCAAGATCAAGCTTTCAAGATAACTACGTTATATTGATGGCACTTGTTTACTGTGTCACTGGTATGGCTTACGTATTAGCCATTTCCTTTGCACCTAGTCTTGCCCAACTG TGGGCAGTGCTTGTTCCCGTTGTTTTGACTCTCGTTGCAAACAAGGGAAAAGATAGTATGATTCAGAAATATTTTGGCAAATTTTGCTACACAAAGTGGGCTTTGGAAGCTTTTGTCATTGCAAATGCTGAAAA GTACTCGGGAGTTTGGCTATTAACTCGTTGCAAATCATTGGAATCTGGCGGTTATAATCTCCATGACTGGAAACTTTGTTTAATCATCCTTATTGTCAATGGCGTTATCGCTCGCATTCTAGCTTTCATTATACTTGTAACGAGATGA